A genomic stretch from Sulfurihydrogenibium azorense Az-Fu1 includes:
- a CDS encoding polyprenyl synthetase family protein: MIVFDKEKVESTLRKYLDSSVDFILQVGGYILDGGGKRVRPYLVLKFASMIRGYNKEEDYILASALEYLHTASLLHDDVVDESEKRRGRLTANRVFGNDTTVLVGDYMYANALYLFSIYGDIDMIKNVSDSVKKMAEGQLLELKKIANFDTTFDDYYKIVLGKTAVLFGSCCYVGTALASEDKNLKENAYQYGVNLGVAFQIVDDILDYEGDEEKVGKSLMNDLKEGKITYPLLVVKDILNKEDKDFIKSVVLDKNPSVESLLKAKKIVEDYGGIEKAKADAESYVRKAIENLKDFPDNKDKQDLINLAHYIVKRES; this comes from the coding sequence TTGATAGTTTTTGACAAGGAAAAAGTAGAAAGCACGTTAAGAAAGTATTTAGACTCTTCAGTTGACTTTATTTTACAAGTTGGTGGATACATACTTGACGGTGGTGGAAAAAGAGTTAGACCTTACCTTGTTTTAAAATTTGCAAGTATGATAAGAGGGTACAATAAAGAGGAAGACTACATATTAGCATCTGCTTTAGAGTACCTTCATACTGCATCACTTTTACACGACGATGTTGTTGATGAGTCTGAAAAGAGAAGGGGAAGACTTACAGCAAACAGAGTTTTTGGAAACGATACAACCGTCTTAGTTGGTGATTACATGTATGCAAACGCCCTTTACCTTTTTTCTATTTACGGTGATATAGATATGATTAAAAACGTTAGCGATAGTGTAAAAAAGATGGCAGAAGGACAACTGTTAGAACTAAAAAAAATAGCTAACTTTGACACTACCTTTGATGATTACTACAAAATTGTATTAGGAAAAACTGCAGTCTTGTTTGGGAGCTGCTGTTATGTAGGAACAGCACTTGCTAGTGAAGATAAAAATCTTAAAGAAAATGCTTACCAGTACGGTGTTAACTTAGGTGTTGCCTTTCAGATAGTAGATGATATTTTAGACTACGAAGGAGATGAAGAAAAAGTAGGTAAAAGTCTTATGAATGACCTTAAAGAAGGGAAGATAACCTATCCACTACTTGTAGTTAAAGACATTTTAAACAAAGAAGATAAGGATTTTATCAAATCTGTTGTCCTAGATAAAAATCCCTCTGTAGAGAGCCTTCTTAAGGCTAAAAAAATTGTTGAAGATTACGGTGGGATAGAAAAAGCAAAAGCAGACGCAGAAAGTTATGTGAGAAAAGCCATTGAAAATTTAAAAGATTTCCCTGATAATAAAGATAAACAAGACCTTATTAACCTTGCCCATTACATTGTTAAAAGAGAAAGTTAG
- a CDS encoding ParA family protein yields MINITVGSFKGGVGKSTVALNFAYELSKYYKVLLVDTDPQNSLAFFLCQEFKKGFSEILFEGENSEGLVKTPFLKENPNFYFLPTGVFCIKNPILYEDGFTVDLVGKFLTNISKFNFDFVVYDTPPRISKHIETLLNVSEDFLMVLNPDPATYSSLKIFLQFIQKSGIKSEIYTIINKTEPTLISEDFTRLIVAELNKKNILGILPTDKQVSESQGKCKPIIMYNPEAPFSIFLKKAVLSYINSK; encoded by the coding sequence ATGATTAATATAACAGTAGGATCTTTCAAAGGAGGTGTAGGAAAATCTACAGTAGCTTTAAACTTCGCTTACGAGCTATCTAAATATTATAAAGTCCTTCTTGTAGACACAGACCCTCAAAACAGTTTAGCATTTTTTTTATGTCAAGAATTTAAAAAAGGATTTTCTGAGATACTGTTTGAAGGAGAAAACTCAGAAGGATTGGTTAAAACTCCTTTTTTAAAAGAGAATCCTAATTTCTACTTTTTACCAACAGGAGTTTTTTGTATAAAGAATCCTATATTGTATGAAGATGGCTTTACTGTTGACTTAGTTGGAAAGTTTTTAACTAACATTAGCAAGTTTAACTTTGATTTTGTAGTTTATGACACTCCTCCTAGAATATCAAAACACATAGAAACCCTTTTAAACGTATCAGAAGACTTTTTAATGGTTTTAAACCCAGACCCTGCCACTTACTCTTCTTTGAAGATATTTCTACAATTTATTCAAAAAAGTGGAATCAAATCAGAAATATATACCATTATAAATAAAACAGAGCCCACATTAATAAGTGAAGATTTTACCCGCTTAATTGTAGCCGAACTAAACAAGAAAAATATTTTAGGTATATTACCAACAGATAAACAGGTTTCAGAGTCTCAAGGTAAATGTAAACCTATTATAATGTACAACCCTGAAGCACCGTTTTCTATTTTCTTAAAAAAGGCAGTCTTAAGTTATATAAATTCAAAGTGA
- a CDS encoding lytic transglycosylase domain-containing protein: MKLKVVVYFLLISFVLTSCSVQVRDVKTTTKPPSKKTYSTVKLPDTPKTKQSTNPIREDKINYFDSKAIIEAVNYGLSESDKNYITQEAQILGIEVPRDEDVEYFINYFTTTKKSFTENALKRANYFLPMVKRIFLQEGLPQEIAYLAVVESGFNPYATSPSNAAGIWQFIPSTARRFGLRIDEFVDERRDPYKSTVAAAKYLKSLYSMFGNWELAIAGYNCGEKCVAKRLEAYNGITYKDIKDYLPSETREYVPRFFAILLIANNPEKYGLDTRSNIYDVINFTADKEINLLDLAKEKNIDYDILKFYNAHLKTDVAFEGININLPKIDTASFDRRFITSPPPKMYANNRKPRESPKTIPEPKQENIVVSLIESDKDKPEIIKASYKVKKYIVKPGDTLYSIAKRYGTDVETIKRLNNLEDNTISVGMELTVP; this comes from the coding sequence GTGAAATTAAAAGTAGTAGTATACTTCTTATTAATAAGTTTTGTTTTAACATCCTGCTCAGTCCAAGTTAGAGATGTAAAGACAACTACTAAACCGCCTTCTAAAAAAACTTACTCTACAGTTAAACTCCCTGATACACCTAAAACAAAACAAAGCACTAATCCTATAAGGGAAGATAAAATTAATTATTTTGATTCAAAAGCAATAATAGAAGCTGTTAATTATGGACTAAGTGAAAGTGATAAAAATTATATAACTCAAGAAGCACAGATACTTGGTATAGAAGTTCCAAGAGATGAAGATGTAGAATACTTTATAAACTACTTTACTACTACTAAAAAATCCTTTACAGAGAATGCACTAAAAAGGGCAAACTACTTTTTACCTATGGTTAAAAGAATTTTCTTACAAGAAGGACTTCCACAAGAGATAGCTTACCTTGCTGTTGTAGAAAGTGGGTTTAATCCTTATGCTACCTCTCCTTCAAACGCAGCAGGTATATGGCAGTTTATCCCATCTACAGCAAGAAGGTTTGGACTTAGAATTGATGAGTTTGTAGACGAAAGAAGAGACCCTTACAAATCTACTGTAGCAGCTGCCAAATACCTTAAATCCCTCTACAGTATGTTTGGAAATTGGGAACTTGCCATTGCAGGTTATAACTGTGGAGAAAAATGTGTTGCAAAGAGATTAGAAGCTTACAACGGTATAACCTATAAAGATATAAAAGATTACCTTCCTTCTGAAACAAGGGAATACGTTCCAAGGTTTTTTGCCATTCTTCTTATAGCAAACAACCCAGAGAAGTACGGTTTAGATACAAGGTCTAACATTTACGATGTTATAAACTTTACAGCTGATAAAGAGATAAACCTTTTGGATTTAGCTAAAGAAAAAAATATAGATTACGATATACTAAAGTTTTACAACGCCCATCTTAAAACAGACGTTGCCTTTGAAGGAATAAACATAAATTTACCTAAGATAGACACCGCAAGCTTTGACAGAAGATTTATAACATCTCCACCACCTAAAATGTATGCTAACAATAGAAAACCAAGAGAAAGTCCTAAAACCATACCAGAGCCTAAACAAGAAAACATTGTTGTTAGTCTTATAGAATCTGATAAAGACAAACCTGAGATTATAAAAGCTAGTTATAAAGTTAAAAAATACATAGTTAAACCCGGAGACACACTTTACAGTATAGCAAAAAGATATGGAACTGATGTTGAAACAATCAAAAGATTGAATAACTTAGAAGATAACACAATTTCTGTAGGAATGGAGTTGACAGTACCTTGA
- a CDS encoding LAGLIDADG family homing endonuclease — protein MEEKQALLFYTAGLFDSGGKISFRKDQRSKTSIYLHITLKAKSQDALKPIKETFGGSLRKNRKKVYLTLTHKKARDFLKTIKDYTVSSREEIENALKLFEVKFSNQFEKERRKKVLKDVVKEFKNTKVKHGRSSVRKFVEG, from the coding sequence ATGGAGGAAAAACAGGCTCTACTCTTTTACACAGCAGGCTTGTTTGACAGTGGAGGAAAAATCTCTTTTAGAAAAGACCAAAGGTCAAAAACATCAATTTATCTTCATATAACATTAAAGGCAAAATCTCAAGATGCACTAAAACCTATAAAGGAAACTTTTGGAGGGAGTTTAAGAAAAAACAGAAAAAAAGTTTACCTTACACTTACCCATAAAAAAGCAAGAGATTTTTTAAAAACTATAAAAGATTATACCGTCTCAAGTAGAGAAGAGATTGAAAATGCTTTAAAATTGTTTGAAGTAAAATTTTCAAACCAGTTTGAAAAAGAGAGAAGAAAGAAAGTCTTGAAAGATGTAGTAAAGGAGTTTAAAAACACTAAAGTAAAACATGGCAGGAGCTCTGTAAGAAAATTTGTAGAGGGTTAG
- the ispG gene encoding flavodoxin-dependent (E)-4-hydroxy-3-methylbut-2-enyl-diphosphate synthase translates to MIKRRKTRPVFVGNVKIGDGAPIVVQSMTDTKTHDIEATLNQINRLAKAGCEIIRVAVPREEDALALPEIVKNSPIPVIGDIHFSPRIAMLSLESGIHGIRLNPGNINDEGKIKEILQECKKRNIAVRLGVNSGSLEKRLLDKYGYPSAQALAESALYWSEFFEKVGFTNFKVSIKGSDVLQNVEANKIFAEKTDIPLHVGITEAGPKDRGSIKSAVGLGILFYLGIGDTVRVSLTADPEEEVKVAYQILQSLGLRRKGVEIVSCPTCGRIEVNLPEVVKQVEEKLSGIDKPLKVAIMGCVVNAIGEAKEADIGLACGYKSAILFKNGQPIRKVSEEEMVDELLKEISQMDIK, encoded by the coding sequence TTGATTAAAAGAAGAAAGACAAGACCTGTTTTTGTAGGAAACGTTAAAATAGGAGATGGAGCTCCTATAGTTGTCCAGTCCATGACAGACACTAAAACCCACGATATAGAGGCCACTTTAAACCAGATAAACAGACTTGCAAAAGCAGGTTGTGAGATAATAAGGGTTGCAGTCCCCAGAGAAGAAGACGCTTTAGCCCTACCTGAGATAGTTAAAAACTCACCTATTCCTGTAATAGGAGATATACATTTTTCTCCTAGAATTGCAATGCTGTCTTTAGAAAGTGGTATACACGGAATAAGACTTAACCCCGGAAATATAAACGACGAAGGAAAGATAAAAGAGATTTTACAAGAGTGTAAAAAAAGAAACATTGCTGTAAGACTTGGAGTTAACTCAGGTTCACTAGAAAAAAGACTTTTAGATAAGTATGGTTATCCGTCAGCCCAGGCTCTGGCAGAAAGTGCACTGTACTGGTCAGAGTTTTTTGAAAAGGTTGGGTTTACAAACTTTAAAGTCTCTATAAAAGGCTCTGATGTTCTTCAAAATGTAGAAGCAAACAAAATTTTTGCAGAAAAAACAGATATACCACTCCACGTTGGTATCACAGAAGCAGGACCAAAGGATAGAGGATCTATCAAGTCAGCTGTAGGTCTTGGAATTCTATTTTACTTAGGTATAGGAGATACTGTTAGGGTATCATTAACAGCAGACCCTGAAGAAGAGGTTAAAGTTGCATACCAGATACTTCAATCTCTTGGACTTAGAAGGAAAGGAGTAGAGATAGTCTCCTGTCCTACCTGTGGAAGAATAGAAGTTAACCTTCCTGAGGTAGTAAAACAAGTTGAAGAAAAACTCTCAGGAATAGATAAACCCTTAAAAGTTGCTATAATGGGATGTGTTGTAAATGCTATAGGAGAAGCAAAAGAAGCTGATATAGGGCTTGCCTGTGGTTATAAGTCTGCTATACTGTTTAAAAATGGTCAGCCAATCAGAAAAGTATCAGAAGAAGAGATGGTAGATGAACTTTTAAAAGAAATATCCCAGATGGATATAAAGTAA
- a CDS encoding efflux RND transporter periplasmic adaptor subunit produces the protein MVKKVVILGIVLALILLGLFFYKKNNSYQTYKVEKRQVVKSVYASGYIDTSDLVVVKSEVSGYVEKMYIKEGDTVKKGQPIAKISNQTIYENIKDIDYQIASIREKLLENSPFQRENQAQIEIKRQVYENAKKIYERRKALFEKGLISKEQFDEVAKNLEVAEKDYKKQLELYKDTLQDLNFQLKSLSAKKNSLEKELDKYIVKSPTDGKVLRKFLNEGDYVNSMTQFNQIVSIGNPNKIETVLLVDEEYIPKIKEGMEVLIKLDSYPDKVFTGKIKTIELQSDRNSRTVKVKADVNYDLPVVVNMTVEGNIILSKEEGIFIPKEFISEGRVKILQGNQVKEINIQTESEDYNGYVKVLKGLKEGDTLVIGK, from the coding sequence ATGGTTAAAAAAGTAGTAATCCTTGGCATTGTATTAGCTTTAATACTTTTAGGTTTGTTTTTTTACAAAAAAAATAACAGTTATCAAACATACAAAGTAGAAAAAAGACAGGTAGTAAAATCTGTTTACGCATCAGGATACATAGATACATCAGATTTAGTAGTAGTAAAGTCAGAAGTATCTGGATACGTTGAAAAAATGTACATAAAAGAAGGAGATACAGTAAAAAAAGGTCAGCCAATAGCCAAAATATCAAACCAAACTATCTATGAAAACATAAAAGACATAGATTACCAGATTGCATCTATAAGAGAGAAACTCTTAGAAAACTCACCTTTCCAAAGAGAAAACCAAGCCCAGATAGAGATAAAAAGGCAAGTCTATGAAAATGCAAAAAAAATATACGAAAGAAGAAAAGCCCTTTTTGAAAAAGGTCTTATATCTAAAGAACAGTTTGATGAAGTTGCAAAAAACTTAGAAGTTGCAGAGAAAGATTACAAAAAACAGCTTGAGCTTTACAAAGACACACTCCAAGACCTTAACTTTCAACTAAAAAGCCTATCTGCAAAGAAAAATTCACTGGAAAAAGAACTTGACAAGTACATAGTAAAATCTCCTACAGACGGTAAAGTTTTAAGAAAATTTTTAAACGAAGGAGATTACGTAAACTCAATGACCCAGTTTAACCAGATAGTCTCTATAGGAAATCCAAACAAAATAGAAACAGTCTTACTTGTTGATGAAGAGTACATTCCAAAGATAAAAGAAGGTATGGAAGTTTTAATAAAGTTGGACTCCTACCCTGATAAAGTTTTTACAGGAAAGATAAAAACTATAGAACTCCAATCAGACAGAAACTCAAGAACCGTCAAGGTTAAAGCAGATGTTAACTATGACCTACCAGTTGTTGTAAACATGACAGTAGAAGGAAATATAATTCTATCAAAGGAAGAAGGTATATTTATCCCAAAAGAGTTTATCTCAGAAGGTAGAGTAAAAATCCTTCAAGGAAACCAAGTAAAAGAGATAAATATACAGACTGAAAGTGAAGATTACAACGGCTATGTAAAAGTTTTAAAAGGCTTGAAAGAAGGCGATACACTGGTTATCGGAAAGTAA
- the panD gene encoding aspartate 1-decarboxylase, translating to MYRTLLKSKVHRIKITGADLHYEGSLTLDEAIMEAANLIPFEKIEVYNVNNGQRFSTYVIPGVRYSGECILNGAAARLGHYNDIIIIASYAAVNEKDLENFYVDLVYIDENSNTIKEHKRVKALNSKVLTSVDE from the coding sequence ATGTATAGAACTTTACTAAAATCAAAAGTACACAGAATAAAGATAACAGGAGCTGACCTTCATTACGAAGGAAGTTTAACGTTAGATGAAGCTATAATGGAAGCTGCAAACCTTATACCTTTTGAGAAGATAGAGGTTTATAACGTAAACAACGGTCAAAGATTTTCTACTTACGTTATACCGGGTGTTAGATACTCGGGGGAATGTATTTTAAATGGTGCAGCTGCAAGACTTGGGCATTACAATGACATTATTATAATAGCTTCTTACGCAGCAGTTAACGAAAAAGATTTAGAAAACTTCTATGTTGACCTTGTATATATTGATGAAAATTCAAACACAATAAAAGAACATAAAAGAGTCAAAGCGTTAAATAGTAAAGTTTTAACATCTGTTGACGAATAA
- a CDS encoding amidohydrolase, translating into MFDLVLKNGYILTMDENFTEYKNGYVAIKDGKIVEVGEGKSEFEAKEVIDLNSNVVIPGLINTHTHAAMTLLRGYGSDNPLKVWLEQYIWPVEGKYVSYEFVKDGTDLACYEMIRNGITCFVDMYFYEDAVAQSVKEAGMKAVLTTGILDFPTPAAKTPEEGIQKTKDFILTYRQDKNIFPAIGPHAPYTCSPNTLVKAMEVAIEYNVLYHIHVSETQHEVQEIKNRYGNTPVKHLDSIGVLNERVLAAHMVHPTEEEIELLSEKNVKIAHCPESNLKLASGIAPIPKMLEKGVVVSLGTDGTASNDDLDLIGEASTAAKLHKGYNLNPTVLPARQVLAMITRQGAKAVMMEDKIGSIEVGKDADIVVIDVNQPHLQPLFDPYTQIVYSAKGLDVDTVIINGKVVMKNKVVQTVEKDKVLYIAKKWREKILNG; encoded by the coding sequence ATGTTTGATTTAGTTTTGAAAAACGGCTACATTTTAACGATGGATGAAAACTTTACAGAGTACAAAAACGGCTATGTAGCCATAAAAGATGGAAAGATTGTAGAAGTAGGAGAAGGAAAGTCAGAGTTTGAAGCTAAAGAAGTGATAGACCTAAATTCAAACGTAGTAATACCTGGATTAATCAACACCCATACCCACGCAGCTATGACACTACTTAGAGGGTATGGAAGTGATAACCCCTTAAAGGTTTGGCTTGAACAGTACATATGGCCAGTAGAAGGAAAGTACGTAAGTTACGAGTTTGTAAAAGATGGCACTGATTTAGCCTGCTATGAGATGATAAGAAATGGTATAACATGTTTTGTAGATATGTACTTTTACGAAGATGCAGTTGCCCAGTCTGTAAAAGAAGCAGGAATGAAAGCAGTTTTAACAACAGGTATACTTGACTTTCCAACACCAGCAGCAAAAACCCCTGAAGAAGGAATACAAAAAACTAAAGATTTTATATTAACCTACAGACAAGATAAAAATATATTTCCAGCAATTGGTCCCCATGCACCCTACACCTGTAGTCCAAACACTTTAGTAAAAGCCATGGAAGTCGCTATAGAGTACAACGTTTTATACCATATTCACGTCTCAGAAACACAGCATGAAGTACAAGAGATTAAAAACAGGTACGGAAACACACCAGTCAAACATTTAGACAGTATAGGCGTTTTAAATGAGAGAGTTTTAGCTGCACACATGGTTCATCCTACAGAAGAAGAGATAGAGCTTCTATCAGAGAAAAATGTAAAGATAGCCCACTGTCCAGAAAGTAATCTAAAACTTGCATCAGGAATAGCACCCATTCCTAAGATGTTAGAAAAGGGAGTAGTTGTATCCCTTGGAACAGATGGGACAGCTTCCAACGACGACTTAGACCTTATAGGAGAAGCTTCTACAGCTGCAAAGCTACATAAAGGATACAACTTAAACCCTACAGTTTTACCTGCCAGACAAGTTTTAGCTATGATTACAAGACAAGGTGCAAAAGCAGTAATGATGGAAGACAAAATAGGAAGTATAGAAGTTGGGAAAGATGCAGACATAGTTGTCATAGATGTAAATCAGCCACACCTACAGCCACTTTTTGACCCTTACACCCAAATTGTTTACTCAGCAAAAGGTTTAGACGTTGACACTGTAATAATAAATGGGAAGGTTGTGATGAAAAATAAAGTAGTTCAAACAGTAGAAAAAGATAAGGTACTATACATAGCTAAAAAATGGAGAGAAAAAATACTAAATGGTTAA